The Setaria italica strain Yugu1 chromosome IX, Setaria_italica_v2.0, whole genome shotgun sequence genome has a window encoding:
- the LOC101759192 gene encoding pathogenesis-related protein 1 encodes MASTNSWNLEIASPVAAPRLFRAAVMDWHTMAPKLASHIVASAHPVEGDGNVGSVRQFNFTSGMPFGFMKERLEFLDVDKCECKSTLVEGGGIGVAIETATSHIKVEPAAGGGSVVKVDSTYKLLPGVDVKDEIVKAKESVTAIFKAAEAYLVANPDAYN; translated from the exons ATGGCCTCCACCAACAGCTGGAACCTCGAGATAgcgtcgccggtcgccgcgccACGCCTTTTCCGCGCCGCCGTGATGGACTGGCACACCATGGCGCCCAAGCTGGCCTCCCACATCGTCGCCAGCGCTCACCCCGTCGAGGGAGATGGAAACGTCGGCAGCGTCAGGCAGTTCAACTTCACTTCAG GTATGCCGTTCGGCTTCATGAAGGAGAGGCTCGAGTTCTTGGACGTTGACAAGTGCGAGTGCAAGTCGACGCTCGTCGAGGGCGGAGGCATCGGCGTGGCCATCGAGACAGCGACGTCGCACATCAAGGTggagccggcggccggcggcggcagcgtggtGAAGGTGGACTCGACGTACAAGCTGCTGCCCGGGGTGGACGTCAAGGACGAGATCGTCAAAGCCAAGGAATCCGTCACTGCCATCTTCAAGGCCGCCGAGGCGTACCTCGTCGCCAACCCTGATGCCTACAACTAA
- the LOC101758786 gene encoding pathogenesis-related protein 1 — translation MAATNSWTLEIASPVAAPRLFRAAVMDWHTLAPKLVSDVVASAHPVEGEGGVGSVRQFNFTSAMPFGFMKERLEFLDADKCECKSTLVEGGGIGVAIETATSHIKVEPTADGGSLVKVDSTYKLLPGVEVKDEIAKAKESVTAIFKAAEAFLVANPDAYN, via the exons ATGGCCGCCACCAACAGCTGGACTCTCGAGATCGCGTCGCcggtggccgcgccgcgcctgTTCCGCGCCGCGGTGATGGACTGGCACACCCTGGCCCCCAAGCTCGTCTCCGACGTCGTCGCCAGCGCCCACCCTGTGGAGGGCGAGGGCGGCGTCGGCAGCGTCAGGCAGTTCAACTTCACCTCTG CCATGCCGTTCGGGTTCATGAAGGAGAGACTCGAGTTCCTGGACGCGGACAAGTGCGAGTGCAAGTCCACCCTCGTCGagggcggcggcatcggcgtgGCCATCGAGACGGCGACGTCGCACATCAAGGTGGAGCCCACGGCCGACGGCGGGAGCCTGGTGAAGGTGGACTCGACGTACAAGCTGCTGCCGGGGGTGGAGGTGAAGGACGAGATCGCCAAGGCCAAGGAGTCGGTCACCGCCATCTTCAAGGCCGCCGAGGCGTTCCTCGTCGCCAACCCGGACGCCTACAACTAA
- the LOC101758376 gene encoding pathogenesis-related protein 1, whose product MASANSWTLEIASPVAAPRLFRAAVMDWHTLAPKLVSLVVASAHPVEGEGGVGSVRQFNFTSAMPFSFMKEKLEFLDVDKCECKSTLVEGGGIGVAIESATSHIKVEPAAGGGSVVKVESTYKPLPSVEMKEDDVAKAKESVTAIFKAAEGYLVANPDAYN is encoded by the exons ATGGCCTCCGCCAACAGCTGGACCCTCGAGATCGCGTCCCcggtggccgcgccgcgcctgTTCCGCGCCGCGGTGATGGACTGGCACACCCTGGCTCCCAAGCTCGTCTCCCTCGTCGTCGCCAGCGCCCACCCCGTGGAGGGCGAGGGCGGCGTCGGCAGCGTCAGGCAGTTCAACTTCACCTCAG CCATGCCGTTCAGCTTCATGAAGGAGAAGCTCGAGTTCCTGGACGTGGACAAGTGCGAGTGCAAGTCCACCCTCGTCGagggcggcggcatcggcgtgGCCATCGAGTCCGCGACGTCGCACATCAAGGTggagccggcggccggcggcggcagcgtggtGAAGGTGGAGTCGACGTACAAGCCGCTGCCGAGCGTGGAGATGAAGGAGGACGACGTCGCCAAGGCCAAGGAGTCCGTCACCGCCATCTTCAAGGCCGCCGAGGGCTACCTCGTCGCCAACCCGGACGCCTACAACTAA